GGGGGCGGGTCGGAATCCAAATTGTTCTGCACAGTGGACATAAATAAACATCACCTTGAATTAGTCGTTTTTATTTTCCACTCCCTGCAACATCGTCCTGAATTGCGTCAGTCATTCTATCAGAAGACAAGGTGGCTGACTCACAATAGAAGAAAATACACCCAAATATTTTGAGTTGTTTTATTGATCCAGCAGATGCAAAATCAAGTACAACATACTGTCCTTGCCTGCATAGTAGGCCCCTCCTCCCTTTTTGTGTGTGCCAAAAActacatagaaaataaatagaGAATATAATAAagttgtaacaaaaaaaaaaagagaaacactTCAAGTAGATTGTACTAACATGCCAACAAACGGTGAGAAGCAGTTTCTTCCTATACACAAACCCCGCTTGCTCTTTAAGTTCCGCCACATtagtacaaaaaaaagacatattttCATTCAAACCTTCCAAGAGAGTCAACAATTGTCTCCACTTATTCATATTTACAAAGATATTATTAACAGCACGCTTTGTTATCAGAAAAATAGAAGTGCTTCTACTCGTGCGGCGGACAAAGAAAATAACCTTTGCCCCAAGACCCTGTTCGAGTCGGCGTGTTCGCGAAATCATTCAATGTGCGCCGATGTGAAATGTGGAAAACGGAACCAGACGAAGCGACAAGCGCTAACAGGCACTCTACGGCAAGAACGACCTCCGTTTAAAATCAAGCGGCTTGAAGCACATTCATGAATAAACAAAAATCTCGAAATGCGTCCCAAATGTGCAAAATCATTCAACGACTTGGCTCCGCCTTGAcacccacataaaaaaaaaagtgaaaaaatcccagtgtgaaataaatacaattcaGTGAACGTCTCCAGTGTGAACGGCAAGACTGACTTTTAAATCCCCCCCCGTAGGAAAATCTTGAAGGAAGGCATGAAAAGTGACAGTTTTGCGTCTTtggataaggaaaaaaaaactaaaataaaaatcacccccctctttttttttttaagatttaaAATATACCAATGtgagagagggggggaaaaatgatGTCATCTTTTCCATGTATAAAGGCTTTTTGTAGAATAACTTTCATTGTGTCAAGACATTGAGTGAAAGGTCGCCGGATGCCGCTTCATTGCGACCGGGCAGGGCGTCAGGAGTGTCTCCTCAGGTTCTGCAAACACAAAATGTGCCGAGCCAACGTTAAAACTCAACTCCACCCGTTTTTTGTAATGTTTGGTATGCGCTTAGCGCTCTACTAATGTCGCCTAATGCCTACAAAACTACCGGTTATGTCACCTGCTGGTATTTTGAAATAATCCTCACGTGCCTTAGCACTTTGTCATAAAACGAGAGAATGATTCGAGGGAAACCACTTCCAGGTAATGGAGGACGGTtcgcctttttatttttttattttcttataaaCTCACAAAATAAATCAGACACACGGATGAGTCAGTCTGACTCAGCGCAACAGCATGAGAACTTTCTAAGGCGGCTATCATTTCCATCCATTGAAAGTAATAGCATAGCAAATatagcaatgtgacactgaattattattcccccccccccccccttcagccACACTTAGCTGCTGTATGAATACTTACAGGCAAACTTTGCCCAGCCAGTGCTGGAGAAGCAGGAGAAGGCAGCACAGGAAGatttgaagttaaaaaaaaaacgatggatGACCCACGACTGATTTGTTTATGCTAGGACTCACCTGGCCGGCCAGTGTTAGCGGGAGGTGCGACGGGCTGCAGAGTGCCAACGAAGCCACCGAACGAGGGAGCTCCTGGATGGGAGCTTCATCCAGGTTGTCGATGCGAGGCTTTTTGATGTTGGTCTCGGGGGTGGTCAAAGGAGTCACGCTGTTCCTCCGGATCAAGCTCCCCGGACCTCTCCTTACCTCCTGTGCAGAATTCGACTTAATAATATCCATCGGTACAGATAAACAGTACCCGTGTGAGGAGGTCTTACCTCGGGTCGGTCTCTGTGAGTATTCACTGCCTCCACGTTCAAAGAGATGGACTCGATTTTGCAACCGTAGGCCACGGGGGTGAGCTTCAGCACAGTATGAAGGGGACACTTCAGGTAGGGCATCTCATCTGcaatatttataaaataaaatgattggtGATTTGTGGTTACATGAGCATATTGATGAGTGTCCTCACCTGCACTTTTATCCAGGAAGTAGGCCAGGAGGCAACGCATGACAGCCTGGTGGCAGATGACCAGCACATTCTCCTGACGCTCCAGCTCCATAATGACCGGCTCCACCCTCTGGACCAGGTCCTGGTAGGACTAGATCCAACAAAATGGTAAGTGAATGTCATCTCAAGTTAAGCATGAAGGAGTACCACAAGGGTCAATTTCGGAACCTCGTTTATTTCAACTGTAGTTGTAATATATCCAGTATTTTTACTAATGGGGCCTACCTCTCCAGCGGGGTAGCGATAGTAGTATTTATCTTCATCCCTCAAGGCGAACTCCTCAGGAAACTTCTCCTTAATCTCATCGTACGTCATCTCCTCACAtaatccctaaaaaaaaaaaagtcggtaAATATTGAATATTTATCCAGGGAGAAAATATAATGTTGCGTCCCAGAGTGACACGCACTGCGTCAATTTCATTGAGGGCCTTCCACTGCTCGTACGGGACCCTCAGGTGCTCAGCTGTCTGGATGCTGCTGCACAACTGGCTGGTCCAGACCTTCAGATCTTTCATCTGCTGCTCCTCCACGAATCCAGCCAAGGCGCTGGAAAACTACAAAGGAGagcgcagagaaaaaaaaatcaccgccTGATTCCTCCAAACGTGGCCCTGAAGCTTCGGAATATCCCCTACCTGCTTGCCCCTCGGCGAGAGGCCAGCGTCGCCCCCGAGCCGCCCCTCCAGGTTGTCTGTGCTCTCTCCGTGTCGACACAGGTAGATGGTGCGCGGCTGGACGTGGATGTTCATCAGGTAGTAGACGATCTTGCTCTGGGTGTGATCCTGGATGCGGTTGACCAGGAAGCGGCGGCCCACGTCTATCACCTTGATGAAGGAAAGGTCCCTGCAGGTCGAGAACCCGATTAACAATGGAACCGAAAAATCGAGAGCCCGtctttttgaaaatgagtttCTTGCCTGTCGTGCTGATCAGGGTCCAGAGGCTGGTAGCTGGCTTTGTAACATTCAATCCTCCTTTGGAAATCCAACACGGCGTCCGTCTTGTTGCAGTCTTTGTAATCTGGGCAGGAAACCTTCACTTCCTGGAAGAAGGTCAGATTTATTTGTCACTATCAAAATGCCAATTACAGCTGTGGTCAGTTACGTTATCGTGAACTCACCATGATATTCGACGCGATGACGCCCGGGTCGTCGCAGACGGACTCGATGAAAAAGATCTGGACAGAAAAAGAGGTAAATAAAGAGACACCAGACCACCCCCCCAATCCATCCGGTCGCCATGGTAACCACATACCCTGTAGCTATTCTCGAGGCCAAACTGGAGGATGAGCTTCCGCCTATCCCTCGTGGTGTTGGTTGCGTCAAAGACCTGCCGTAGACGCGGCGTCTTAGTTTGTGTCTCTGGTACCGCTGATGCATCATGGGAAACTTACCGCGACTTGGCCTCCCTCGTCTTGCAAGTAGGACTTGACGTCCCTCAAGGCTGCTAAGGCACATTGTCTGAAAAgccaagatgtttattttagttttttttttttttttttatcgcgaACACTGTACGTTGTATTTCCCGTAAGCGCATCCACTTACTCCCTGATCTTGACAGCGCACTCGTTATCCGACTTAAAGAAATCGTAGGAGCTGTAGTTTTTGACCGCTTCCCTGCGGTACTCCCCCACGTTGAAGACTGCGGGCGGTAAACGTCGCGATGAGAAGACGTTTCGGCTTTGCCGGCGGGCGCCCCCGGCCGGCGTGCGTACCTTTGGTGGGCATGCCGATCCAGTTGAGGTAGCGCGTGAGTTTCCTGGACATGTACGTCTTGCCCCGAGCCGGCAGGCCCACCATCACGATGACGGTCGGGGGGTTGGCGATGTGGGGGACGCCGCCCGCTGTGGGGGACAACAGTTCACGTTACTTCACTTACTAAGCATTTCTTGACgtcacatgaagtcaacttAAGTGCCTCTGTTACCGCACCGCAATAAACATAGGCAGTGCCAATTGACTAATCTTGTTTCCATAACACAAGAACCACATGAACGGGAAGAAGGGATTAAGGGCGGTAATTGACATTCAGACTCTGCCAGCAGGTCTGGCCCAGCTCTGACAGTTGGAAGCACATACtttggggcaaaaaaaaaaaaaaatgtcatgacCTGATTTAGGCttgagtgatttattttttgcaaaaatAGCCACTGGAGGTTTTGGAAGAGTGGTTAAATATAAGCAACACTTTTTTGTAAACTACTGTTTGAGTTTCGGAAACTGCTTAAAAATCTTAATatgcttgagaaaaaaaaaaagtatcttaaCAAATACAATATTTCACTTGCTCGGTTTGAAAGAATGCAAACGTGGGTTTAAATCATCAGTATCGCGCCATATAACGCGTTGGCCACCGACCAATGAAAagccgagtttttttttttttttttttgcagcatccCACTCCGGGTTGCGACGCAATGCGGTTACCATGGCGACTTGTGTCTCGTCACGCACTAGTCGAGGCGTGCCGTGCATGCCGTTGTAGGACAAGTGCACCCGGCACCCACGTTCATAACCAGCAACCCATTATTGtagagtttttattttattttttttatgtatttcttCAATAATCACATTAGTAGACAGAAACATCATGCATAAACATGCAAAT
This is a stretch of genomic DNA from Syngnathus typhle isolate RoL2023-S1 ecotype Sweden linkage group LG21, RoL_Styp_1.0, whole genome shotgun sequence. It encodes these proteins:
- the pfkfb3 gene encoding 6-phosphofructo-2-kinase/fructose-2,6-bisphosphatase 3 — its product is MPRELTQNRIQKIWVPTKDDKPAPRRAGGVPHIANPPTVIVMVGLPARGKTYMSRKLTRYLNWIGMPTKVFNVGEYRREAVKNYSSYDFFKSDNECAVKIREQCALAALRDVKSYLQDEGGQVAVFDATNTTRDRRKLILQFGLENSYRIFFIESVCDDPGVIASNIMEVKVSCPDYKDCNKTDAVLDFQRRIECYKASYQPLDPDQHDRDLSFIKVIDVGRRFLVNRIQDHTQSKIVYYLMNIHVQPRTIYLCRHGESTDNLEGRLGGDAGLSPRGKQFSSALAGFVEEQQMKDLKVWTSQLCSSIQTAEHLRVPYEQWKALNEIDAGLCEEMTYDEIKEKFPEEFALRDEDKYYYRYPAGESYQDLVQRVEPVIMELERQENVLVICHQAVMRCLLAYFLDKSADEMPYLKCPLHTVLKLTPVAYGCKIESISLNVEAVNTHRDRPEEVRRGPGSLIRRNSVTPLTTPETNIKKPRIDNLDEAPIQELPRSVASLALCSPSHLPLTLAGQNLRRHS